From Delphinus delphis chromosome X, mDelDel1.2, whole genome shotgun sequence, a single genomic window includes:
- the GPRASP2 gene encoding G-protein coupled receptor-associated sorting protein 2: protein MTGAEIEPGVQAKPEKKPGEEVGGGAERENEVPMVVRPKVRTQATPGARPKTESKAMAGARPKTESKAMVGARPKTESQTMAGARPKAESQTVAGARPKTESQAMAGARLKTEAKAVGGARPKTEAKAIPGARPKDEAQAWAQTEFGAEAMSQSEGVSQTNAVTWPLVNTESGSAAKPMALSVDRELVNVDTETFPGSQVQTGIQPWFGSGEETNMGSWCYPRSRAREEASNESGFWSADETSTMSSFWAGEEASIRSWPREEANTRSRHRAKHQPNPRSRPRSKQEPYIDSWSGSEEESGNPFCLWAGENTNNLFRPRVRDEANMRSKLRTKREDFFESESEDEYYKESWFLPGEEANSRFRPRDKEESNTVLKPRAQKDVNNSDRVKQEPRFEEEVIIGSWFWAEKEVSMEAGASAICESEPGTEEGAIGGSLFWAEEKSSLGAVAREETRPESEEEAIFGSWFWDRDEACFDLNPHPVYKASPRFRDTAEEGVNVSSRPQTWEEVTVEFKPGPCHGIGFPSPSPFRIPEEAASVYSEMFEGKPKNVEVTPEGEEQESLLQPDQPDPEFPFQYDPSYRSVREIREHLRTRESAEPESWSCSCIQCELKIGPEEFEELLLLMDKIRDPFIHEISKIAMGMRTASQFTRDFIRDSGVVSLIETLLNYPSSRVRTSFLENMIHMAPPYPNLNMIETFICQVCEETLAHSVGSPEQLLGLRMLRHLTTTTDYHTLVANYMSGFLSLLTTGNARTKFHVLKMLLNLSENPMVAKKLFSAKALSIFVGLFNIEETNDNIQIVIKMFQNISSIIKNGTMSLIDDDFSLEPLISAFHEFEKLAEELQVQIDNQNDPEVGQQS from the coding sequence ATGACTGGGGCTGAGATTGAGCCTGGTGTCCAGGCCAAGCCTGAAAAGAAGCCTGGAGAAGAGGTTGGAGGTGGGgctgagagagagaatgaagtcCCAATGGTGGTCAGACCAAAGGTTAGGACCCAGGCCACACCTGGGGCAAGGCCCAAAACTGAGTCCAAGGCTATGGCTGGGGCAAGGCCCAAAACCGAGTCCAAGGCAATGGTTGGGGCAAGGCCTAAAACAGAGTCCCAGACAATGGCTGGGGCAAGACCCAAAGCTGAGTCGCAGACAGTGGCCGGGGCAAGGCCCAAAACTGAATCCCAGGCAATGGCAGGGGCAAGACTCAAAACTGAAGCCAAGGCAGTAGGTGGGGCACGTCCTAAGACTGAAGCCAAGGCAATCCCTGGGGCAAGGCCCAAGGATGAAGCCCAGGCTTGGGCCCAGACTGAGTTCGGGGCTGAGGCAATGTCGCAATCAGAGGGCGTGTCTCAGACCAATGCAGTAACCTGGCCACTGGTCAATACTGAGTCTGGGTCAGCTGCTAAACCTATGGCCCTATCTGTGGATAGGGAACTGGTCAATGTAGACACTGAGACCTTTCCTGGCTCCCAGGTTCAGACAGGAATCCAACCCTGGTTTGGATCGGGGGAGGAAACTAATATGGGGTCTTGGTGCTATCCCAGGTCCAGGGCCAGAGAGGAGGCCTCTAATGAGTCTGGATTCTGGTCAGCAGATGAGACCTCTACAATGTCCTCTTTCTGGGCTGGAGAAGAGGCCAGTATCAGATCATGGCCTAGGGAAGAGGCCAATACCAGGTCCAGGCACAGGGCCAAACATCAGCCTAATCCCAGATCCAGGCCCAGATCCAAGCAAGAACCCTATATTGATTCCTGGTCTGGGTCTGAGGAAGAGTCTGGCAACCCATTCTGCTTGTGGGCTGGAGAAAATACCAATAATTTGTTCAGGCCCAGAGTCAGGGATGAGGCAAATATGAGGTCCAAGCTCAGGACAAAGAGAGAGGACTTTTTTGAATCTGAGTCTGAAGACGAGTACTATAAAGAGTCTTGGTTTTTACCTGGAGAAGAAGCCAATAGTAGATTCAGACCCAGAGACAAGGAAGAGTCTAACACTGTCTTGAAGCCCAGGGCCCAGAAAGATGTTAATAACAGTGACAGGGTCAAACAAGAGCCCAGGTTTGAGGAGGAAGTCATTATTGGGTCCTGGTTCTGGGCAGAGAAAGAGGTCAGTATGGAGGCTGGGGCTTCAGCCATTTGTGAATCTGAGCCAGGGACCGAGGAGGGGGCCATTGGTGGATCCTTGTTCTGGGCGGAGGAAAAGTCCAGTTTGGGTGCTGTGGCCAGAGAAGAGACCAGGCCAGAGTCTGAAGAAGAGGCCATATTTGGGTCCTGGTTCTGGGACAGGGATGAGGCCTGCTTTGACTTAAATCCCCATCCTGTGTACAAGGCTAGCCCCAGGTTCAGAGATACAGCTGAGGAGGGAGTTAATGTATCATCCAGGCCCCAAACCTGGGAAGAGGTCACTGTTGAATTCAAACCTGGTCCTTGTCATGGGATTGGCTTCCCATCCCCAAGCCCCTTTAGAATTCCTGAGGAAGCAGCATCCGTATACTCTGAAATGTTTGAGGGAAAGCCCAAGAATGTGGAAGTTACCCCAGAAGGGGAAGAGCAGGAATCTTTGCTTCAGCCTGATCAGCCTGACCCTGAGTTCCCATTTCAGTATGATCCGTCCTACCGGTCAGTCAGGGAAATTCGAGAACATCTTAGGACCAGGGAGAGTGCAGAGCCAGAGAGTTGGTCCTGCAGCTGCATACAGTGTGAGCTTAAAATTGGTCCTGAAGAGTTTGAAGAACTCCTTCTATTAATGGACAAAATTCGAGATCCTTTCATTCATGAAATATCTAAGATTGCCATGGGTATGAGGACTGCTTCTCAGTTTACCCGTGATTTCATTCGCGATTCAGGAGTTGTCTCACTTATTGAAACTTTGCTCAATTATCCCTCCTCCCGAGTTAGGACAAGttttttggaaaatatgattCATATGGCTCCACCTTACCCAAATCTAAACATGATTGAGACATTCATATGTCAAGTGTGTGAGGAAACCCTTGCTCATAGCGTGGGTTCCCCTGAGCAGCTGCTTGGATTAAGGATGCTTAGACACCTCACTACAACTACAGACTATCACACACTCGTTGCCAATTATATGTCTGGGTTTCTCTCCTTATTAACCACAGGCAATGCAAGAACAAAATTTCACGTTCTGAAAATGTTATTGAATTTGTCTGAAAATCCTATGGTGGCAAAAAAACTATTCAGTGCCAAGGCTCTATCGATATTTGTGGGTCTCTTTAACATAGAAGAGACAAATGATAACATTCAAATTGTTATTAAAATGTTTCAGAATATCAGTAGTATTATAAAAAATGGAACAATGTCCTTAATTGATGATGATTTCAGTCTTGAGCCGCTTATTTCTGCATTCCATGAATTTGAGAAGTTAGCTGAGGAACTGCAAGTCCAAATAGACAATCAGAATGATCCTGAGGTGGGACAGCAAAGCTAA